From a single Maylandia zebra isolate NMK-2024a linkage group LG3, Mzebra_GT3a, whole genome shotgun sequence genomic region:
- the LOC143416521 gene encoding E3 ubiquitin-protein ligase RNF182, producing the protein MSGHVAPVPQKGDPAAASVPSRGSGPGEPMDVECPICYQEYNCYNKCPRMLECLHVFCTECLQRIQLCPPDAHSPQAIPCPLCRHLTPLETGDALTLPCNSRILSRLPPGAFHLPMTVTSRMATVTQRVVLSMEGNSNRDTRFIILPTVSLRVQQMHPETPYGTAPGLVGEEEIIQQSRKTLFCVQILAVIFWVLFVITCVFGVVFGPHFLNRKF; encoded by the coding sequence ATGTCAGGGCATGTTGCCCCAGTGCCGCAGAAGGGGGATCCCGCTGCTGCTTCCGTGCCCAGCCGTGGCTCCGGTCCAGGGGAACCCATGGATGTGGAATGCCCCATCTGCTACCAGGAGTACAACTGCTACAACAAATGCCCCCGGATGTTGGAGTGTCTCCACGTTTTTTGCACTGAGTGCCTCCAGAGGATCCAGCTCTGCCCCCCTGACGCCCACAGCCCACAAGCCATTCCTTGCCCTCTCTGCCGCCATCTGACCCCACTGGAAACCGGGGATGCCCTCACCTTACCCTGCAACTCCCGCATCCTGTCCAGGCTGCCCCCCGGGGCCTTCCACCTGCCCATGACTGTGACCTCGCGGATGGCTACAGTCACCCAGAGAGTGGTGCTCTCCATGGAGGGCAACAGCAACAGGGACACCCGCTTCATCATCTTACCCACCGTCAGCCTGCGGGTGCAGCAGATGCACCCCGAAACCCCTTATGGCACAGCGCCTGGCCTGGTGGGCGAAGAGGAGATCATACAGCAGAGCAGGAAGACGCTGTTTTGTGTACAGATCCTGGCTGTCATCTTCTGGGTGCTGTTTGTGATCACTTGTGTGTTCGGGGTGGTGTTTGGGCCACATTTCCTGAACAGGAAATTTTAG
- the dvl2 gene encoding segment polarity protein dishevelled homolog DVL-2: protein MAETKIIYHIDEEETPYLVKIPIAAENITLLDFKQVLNKPNYKFFFKSMDQDFGVVKEEISDDSAKLPCFNGRVVSWLVSSDTPAAEPPVAVVPPVETTAQPLPPPPPLPPPPAERTGGIGDSRPPSFHPNATGSVETLDDQTETESVVSFRRERPRHRESMEQHGPRMNGQSRLERHLAGYESSSTVMSSELETTSFCDSEDDDTMSRFSSATEQSTASRLLKRHRRRRKQRPPRLERASSFSSVTDSTMSLNIITVTLNMEKYNFLGISIVGQSNERGDGGIYIGSIMKGGAVAADGRIEPGDMLLQVNDINFENMSNDDAVRVLREIVHKPGPIILTVAKCWDPSPQGYFTLPRNEPVRPIDPAAWVSHSVAMTGAYPPYPGSSSLSTITSSSSVTETERFDDFNLSLHSDMASVAKAMASPESGLEVRDRMWLKITIPNAFLGSDVVEWLFHHIEGFQDRREARKYASNLLKAGFIRHTVNKITFSEQCYYVFGDLSDCENYMANLSLNDNDGSSGASDQDTLAPLPLPGASPWPMMHTFPYQPYPTHPFSSQPPPYHELTSYSYAPGSTGSQHSEGSRSSGSTRSEGERRRSSKGPGSTVGGGEKSPSGGGGEGGGADSRSGSGSESEYSTRSSLRRGHGSAAPSEHSHASSQRSHHHRIPQPPHMSPYPPGILPYNPMMVMMVPQHPHPAMATAHGLQHTQPMAAAPMHPALPPPPSSTPGGPPGAPPTRDLGSVPPELTASRQSFHLAMGNPSEFFVDVM from the exons ATGGCGGAAACCAAAATAATTTATCATATCGACGAGGAGGAGACGCCGTATTTGGTGAAGATTCCCATCGCTGCCGAAAATATCACTTTGCTGGATTTTAAACAGGTCCTGAACAAGCCAAACTACAAGTTCTTCTTCAAGTCTATGGACCAAGACTTCGG GGTGGTGAAGGAAGAGATTTCAGACGACAGTGCCAAGTTGCCATGTTTCAACGGCAGAGTGGTGTCATGG TTggtatcttcagacactccagCAGCAGAGCCTCCAGTGGCAGTGGTCCCCCCTGTGGAAACAACTGCCCAGCCTTTGCCCCCTCCGCCACCCCTTcctcccccacctgcagagaggACCGGGGGCATCGGGGACTCCAGACCACCATCTTTCCA TCCCAATGCAACAGGCAGCGTGGAGACTTTGGACGACCAGACTGAAACGGAGTCTGTAGTTTCTTTCAGGAGAGAGAGGCCTCGGCACAGAGAGAGCATGGAACAACACG GCCCTCGTATGAACGGCCAGAGTCGTCTGGAGCGCCACCTGGCAGGATACGAGAGCTCTAGCACGGTGATGAGCAGCGAGTTAGAAACGACCAGCTTCTGCGACTCTGAGGACGATGACACGATGAGCAG GTTCAGCAGTGCCACAGAGCAGAGCACAGCTTCGAGGCTTCTTAAGCGACATCGTCGACGGAGGAAACAGCGTCCCCCACGTCTGGAGAGG GCCTCCTCCTTCAGCAGTGTTACAGATTCCACGATGTCTCTGAACATCATCACCGTCACTCTAAACATGG AAAAGTACAACTTCCTGGGTATCAGCATAGTGGGTCAGAGCAACGAAAGGGGGGATGGAGGCATCTACATTGGCTCCATCATGAAGGGAGGAGCTGTGGCTGCTGATGGACGCATTGAACCTGGTGACATGCTGCTGCAG GTGAATGACATCAATTTTGAAAATATGAGTAACGACGATGCAGTGCGGGTCCTGAGGGAGATTGTACACAAGCCAGg GCCCATCATCCTCACAGTGGCAAAGTGCTGGGACCCGTCTCCTCAGGGCTACTTCACTCTGCCTCGCA ATGAGCCGGTCCGACCCATTGACCCTGCAGCATGGGTCAGTCACTCCGTGGCCATGACCGGGGCTTACCCTCCCTACCCAGGCAGTTCCTCCCTCAGCACCATCACGTCCTCGTCCTCCGTCACCGAGACTGAAC gtTTTGATGACTTTAACTTATCACTGCACTCTGACATGGCATCTGTCGCCAAAGCCATGGCCTCACCAGAGTCGGGTCTGGAAGTCCGGGACCGCATGTGGCTTAAAATCACCATTCCCAACGCTTTCCTAG GTTCAGACGTAGTTGAGTGGTTGTTTCACCACATCGAGGGATTTCAGGACCGCCGTGAAGCCAGGAAGTACGCCAGCAACCTGCTGAAGGCCGGCTTCATTCGTCACACGGTCAATAAGATCACGTTCTCCGAACAGTGCTACTATGTATTCGGAGACTTGAGCGACTGTGAGAACT ATATGGCCAATCTGTCTCTGAATGACAACGACGGTTCCAGCGGCGCCTCGGACCAGGACACCCTGGCCCCCTTGCCGCTCCCTGGGGCTTCCCCGTGGCCCATGATGCACACCTTCCCCTATCAGCCATACCCAACACATCCCTTCTCCAGCCAGCCGCCTCCGTACCACGAGCTTACCAGTTACAGCTACGCCCCGGGCAGCACTGGCAGCCAACACAGCGAAG GGAGCCGGAGCAGCGGCTCGACGAGAAGCGAGGGTGAGCGGCGTCGCAGCAGTAAAGGCCCTGGTAGCACTGTGGGCGGAGGGGAGAAATCCCCGTCCGGCGGTGGTGGAGAAGGTGGCGGGGCCGACTCGCGCTCCGGCAGCGGCAGCGAGTCTGAGTACTCGACGCGCAGCAGTCTGAGGCGCGGCCACGGTTCAGCCGCCCCCAGCGAGCACAGCCACGCCTCCTCCCAACGCTCGCATCATCACCGCATACCCCAACCGCCCCACATGTCCCCCTACCCGCCGGGAATCCTGCCGTACAACCccatgatggtgatgatggtaCCCCAGCATCCACACCCGGCCATGGCAACCGCCCACGGCCTTCAGCACACGCAGCCGATGGCGGCAGCTCCCATGCACCCCGCGTTACCTCCACCTCCTTCCTCCACTCCTGGAGGACCGCCTGGTGCTCCGCCCACTCGTGACCTGGGTTCCGTACCCCCAGAGCTCACTGCGTCACGGCAGTCGTTCCACCTGGCCATGGGAAACCCCAGCGAGTTCTTCGTGGACGTcatgtag